The genomic window tctcagcagacctgatattttctggtagtttgttccagatatacggagcatagaaattgaacactgattctccgtgtttagttctgacttttggaacacagagcagacctgcaccagatgacctgagtggtctggatggttcataccatacatacataaataatgacaactacaaattttctttgtgaaaaattatgtggaattatgtgggaaaaaatgaagtgaaaaaaaaaaatagcattacactgtgaaaatatttgcatttacaaaactattctttcccaataaaatgcaaataaatacataaacaaaacaaacatgaacaacccgaaatgtgcaattttaacaatattctgcatgttactaaatgttttgtgcatttatggatccactgtgatctgtagttgtgttaataataagagatgtaatattgtagaaattgttcaaattttagttccaaactccaaaattttaacaatattctgcctgttaccaaatgtttatgtaacactgtgtgtaatgtacatgtataaataataagtcgaggcataatattgttgaaaatgcactaatttttcaaattaaatttcagttttttcaggctatacacatctttttttgtaaaaggtaaatattttcataatttaattgggggtttttttgtactaaaacaaaaagaaaaacttggatttgtcattatttataggttattaagtcattattttactggtctggcccgcttgagatcaaattgggctaaatatggccccttaaacacccctgctttagatgataCGATTACAAGACATGTCACCATTTGACCctaaaaaagtaggtcaaggtcacctattttcaataggcttctgctccatgccaagatgtatCCACAGTATAATTTTGGTGCAGATACATCAATGCATTCCTCAGATAACGCAATTACTCTGTTGAatggatggacaaacagacagacgacaaaacgatgatacaataaaaagtgaagaaaaaggctacgttcagactccaggcaaatgtggcccaaatccgatttttttgcccgtatgtgacctgtatccgatctgttagacagtttgaacagcacaaatcccattttttcaaatccgacccaggccactttcatatgtggtcctaaatccagtaagtctgatattttgcaatgaaaCTTCAGTTTGAATGGTTACAATTCTGCGTTCCAGaaggaggagcggtgggaaaaacatatctacttctgtaaacacagtgcgtgcttgtgtggtcacatattacatcaggacctcttttgtgcacgtgggtcacttcagggtcacattcagttcatactcaaaactgactgaagtcgcatttaatgtgtaatatgaatgagcacacaaaaaaaaaatcggatttcaccaaaaaatccaaattgcgcattaagacctgctCTCAAATTGTAGCCTAAAATACCAACAAGGAAACATGAAACAAGCATCTAGttctaggtcttaaagggttaatactagaGGTCTAAAGCACTTTATTTGATCTAATATGCTGCACAAAGGTAATACCTGCTTGACTTGGTTTTACCTCAGAGTACAAAGGTCTCACATTTGCTTCATCTGAATTTTTCAGTTCTTATGACATTATCTCAGGAATTCAACTTTAAATGTTCAAGACTCAAGGATAAAACAACATATTTTAGATAGTATAGTTTctacatttttcagatttttctatatttaatagttcataaaagctcagtgcaaattcaaaggttgttatctcgaaacagaaaactgaagaaaaagactttTTTAGTGAAATATACAATAacattgtctccatccactgtcaattatcaaactccatgggttttactggtgaatcaatgttgcacaagatgacggtgtttctatgttcactacggagcctctgaacatccaaatgggtcatatctgatgaccatgaaaagatgacaaactgcattttacagcaattatttacatgtattgataggattaattgatcaacaggtattaaatatgttGCATCAGTGGATGTTAGGGGTTCTTGAggagggttaaacagtttaaaaaaatgcCAACAGCAGTTTGAatgtggtttaatttttttttttttttttattatttatgtattcatttatttcattcaattAGAAAAGTTACATTACAAAACACAATGGTGCAACATACAACATAAAATATATAGTATTTAATAGCTTGAGTGccttgtggtaaaaaaaaaaaaaaaaaaaaaaaattctaaaagatTTAAAACAGCAactaaacataattttatttatttatttttttagatgaGATATAAGGGTCTTTCTTCTTTACACATTACTTACTTTATGCAACATCCTAAAATTCCCTTGGGTGTAAGTAACAAGAAATAAACAGGAAATCTACTCCTGGACATGCACTGTCCTTAAATAAACCTTAACTAGCACTTAGActcatggggatccacaggttctagacgtggtagttttgatgctgttgtgtattcgtgcatgctatagcgcatttgtccagcagtcaccgccaaagcaacgtgattgtaaggctattgtattccaaaattactaatatctcccaaaatactgacCCTATCAATTTGCCATTTTAGTTAGTCTGTttgttgaccaaaaatacataagtatgccaaactgcagctgtcagctctttatggattttgtgtgaatcccaagacacacatacatgcacacccacagaggccacttggcttttataatacagatataCCTTAAATATATGTGAGGTTTCAGTACAATCACAGGCATCTATAAATCGACACTGCATTGGCTGGTGAGTGGACATCGAGGTCGTTACTGTACTGAACTCGTCGAAATAGGCCTTTAAACACATAGGAGTAAACCTAGAACTGCAGATTCTAGATATGAATCCCTATAAGGTTTATATTAACTAGCTGTTTTTACACTTAAGTATTAATTATAATTGGAATTTTGGATTTTGACACTCATAGCTCATAAACTATAGTGGATATGGACCTGTTACTGTATTATGTGGTGCCACTGGAACCGTCAAGACTATGAAAGGGGTTTCATTCTAGTAAGTTTCACTGAGATCCATTATAAAGTGATAGATTTATTGGACAGCTACATAGTACTGAGGACCTGTGGGTGGTTCAGTAGTTTCATGTCTGACTATGAGAGGAGAATAAATCCCCATAAACAGGTCACTACATCATTATTATATTGAACTCGTCAGGAACGGCCTTTAATAACTTAGTAAATGGGAGCTGTGATGTAAAACTGCAGCTCCTCATTCAACTTCATGTATTAGACCTGTGTTTACTGCTGCACTCCCAACAGTCAACACATCATCTACGAGTGCATCTGTTGGAGATCAACCTACAACTATGACTATTAGATCATCTACGGTTGTAATTCTTGGTTTAACAAGGTGAGCCAGGTTTCTTCAAATCTGTCCAGAAGTTCACCAACTCTTCTGTAGAGTTCAGAATGTAGGTGATGACCTTGGAGAACATGCAACGGTTGTATCCTCTGTGATAGTCATTAAACTGGGATGGATCTGGAGGTGATGAAGGACTCAGCCCCAGCCTTTTCAAGCACATGCCGATATAAACATCCTCTATGTTAAAAGGTGTGATTGTTTTGGAGATCTCCACCAATTTCCCTGGAAGATCATTGGAGAAGACGTATCCCGCCCCTAAAGGATACGGTGGGTATGTAGGATATGGGTAAACCTCCTCAGAGACGTACCACTTTGAGGAATTTAGGCGGATGACTTCGCTGTTCCACATCAACATCCCTGTCAGGTAGTTTACCTTGGGGAGTTCTGGTTTTTTCAGCGTGATGACTAAATTATCAACATTCAGGAACATGTCTGAGTCGATCTTCATGGCATAAGCTGCATTATTGCAGTGAGTGGCCAGCCAGTCCATGATCACCATGGTTTTGATGGTCAGATTGAAATATGAGTCAAGGAAGTCACTCAGGATCAGGTCTTGGTGTTGCAGGTTTTCATGTTGGATCTTCTCCTGCTGTTTCTCAACATCAGCTTGTCCAGAGAGGCCCAGCATGAACAGAGTAAGAACCACCTCACCCTGAACCACTTCAGCTTTTCCCCAGGTCTGCCTGATCGCATTACGCGCTTCGACATTATCTGGCGCCACTGGAACCATCAGGACCAGGAAAGGGGTTTTGTTCTTACATGTGTCAGCTTGATCCAAACTAAAGTGGTAGTTTTGTGGGAAAGCCACATGGTACTGAGGACCTGGAGGTGTTGTAGGGGGTGGGTTAGTGGTTGCATGGGTTTCATTAAGTATGACTGAAAGTTTTGGATGGACTTGATAAACAGGAGAAGAATAAACCTCAGTGGTCCAATTGAAAAACTTCTGGTACCGGTCATTAAGTTGAAAGCTCTCCCACCAGGAAAATGAGTCACTGATGTAACAAAGGACGAAGAGCATAATACACAGCAGGAgcagaacctggaacctggactgaaggAAAGGCTTCCCATGACAGGACGAGCTCCCAGCATGCCTTTAAAGAGAAGAAGAGTTACAATGAGCCAGTTTACATGactataaaactaaaataaaaaactgGGGTTCatcaaataattgtaataatctcaTCTGACATGctcacatgcacttcagaaaggTGACAAAACTGAAACACCTTAAACcaacttaaacaaaaaaaaggtttcttttggagtatatatgtatgtgtatgtcaaacttcctgttagaatagaatagaatagaatagaatagaatagaatagatctttattgtcactgtcacagaaaTAATGAAAATCACTTTGGCACCTCTGCTCTGTTTAACAGCAAAAATACTTAGTGCAAAAGAGGACagaacaaaaatatcacacaaaatacaggGAATTGTAGGTATGTGCAacagctacaggataaaatatgaaatatacatagatatactactaaaatactactaaaactactgaaatatacaaaaaaactaactctgtactacagatgagaaatatgcacaacaaataaggatatattcAGGTAAGATTAGGAAAAAAAGGTACATGTGTTactattgtcttccactcacatttgactacatcacttccattttctgattttgtttttttacatgtccatgtaaaagacaaaaataaattgaAGTAATGTGgaaaaatccaggtgtgttaatccgatttctcataatatGATTagtgctgttatctgataaagtatATCAtattatactgtttatatgatcactgCAATCTGATGACTCCAGAATATTTTTTGGCCAAATCATTTTGTGTAGATAATATTTTGCTGAACTAATGATTAAATTAATGATTAAGTGTAGCACGTGAGTTAGCTAACACGCAAAGAGAAAGTCATTTCTTGTAATGGTGTCACATGACTTCTCCACTGTGTGGtggaaaaatctgtcagtagagAACACAAAAGTCAAAGCTGGTCTTACATGTTAGTTTTATTCACCCCTTGCAAGGAGGACCCCTCTCTAACAAAAGCACGAAGCTGAAGTGTGAGGGGTAAGGAGGGGTAAGGAGGAGCACAGACAGTGAGGTTTTATACACACTAGATATGTCGTGGAAATGTACCGTTCAACTGATGACCCACACAAAGAAAGaaggagaaagttagagttaaaataataaatgcatttattgagaaatcaatcacagaaaaagctctgtaagtgaagtctgattaaccatgaaaatattaaagattatatagaccaaaaatccaacccccccaatggtgacacccaaatgacatccccatatgtaaatcataccactccataccagtccttctGGTTCCGGGGGGGAAGAGGCCATATTGGCCTCTTaccccttaccttgtttaaataatatctagcatgcaggcgccatcacatatccagacatttaggtgtttgggttttaaccaggcccggactggctaatcgggaggaccaggacaattcccggtgggccggtataatatttgggccgcgagggccggagttcacgttaaatatgtatttaatattttatttatttattttttgggggccggcgttcagtcatagcactgagttgatcaagtaatctgcagccgctgttcctgggccccaccccctctactagcaaactgttttcttcctctttctttgcggacacaccgtgacctgacgtaacATGTCCGTGCAAACGGTTAGTAGTGTAAGCGATCTTTCTGTTCTACCCATTTATGGAAGGATTTGTTCATGTAAAATGACAGGCTTAACTTGGGAGGCACTTTATTTCTCCACACCGTCCTTAACACCGCAGCCCTAACAAATCAGCGCTTCCACCCACACCACACTTTctgccttcacaataaaagcactccTCACCACATCCTGtcagtttacatgaacaaatcctTCCATAAATGGGCAGAACAGAAAGATCGCTTacagtagctctatactgtagctgtggagcatatacgatctgtgctctgtaggctgtggatggtcagctgtgtttgctgttttaatagaaagaacaagggtggcacagagaaggcaagaactaaaaagaggaaagctctggaagcaaacacagccaaatgtgccaaaatctgcaactttttcacaaaaacgacctccggttggaaacaactaatgaggacgatgaaccgggtaaaccacctttcaagttagttaattacggagtcagtgaattgtgtggcattgtggcatggaacataacgttatgcaatttgaataatagtatgatgcaacGCCACATagctgggaaactttgtcttgtagctcctcagagtcagaaagcagatccagcagcagacaccagccatgagcccacaagtccagagtgggcaggtaggactgctcatagactgaatattattaataaataggctccaatgaagagtatggtgtaggcctgttcagtatgaaaggtgctctgagatgctccaggattcagcactacatgaatgaaactgacaccaaggctttggaaatagatttgtgctgagaattatgaccatttttaaactgtgctttagtgtcagaagcagagccaggagccagtagtgatgaggggattgttcctgtcagcatggaaggaaaaggtgagctgttggaacagactgtgtgaacaagcattagttccactaaaaccactttctagacccaaatgatagtcttgacctattttaatttttaatattaaaagtgagacagtaaatacacaaagcccacaactgaaaggcaatagcataaagtaatatcaaataagcctgcatatttagccaatgtaaatatcttaattagttaagtaagtcaaaatgtctgtagatattattttttattgtgatccaggtgcaggtgagtctagagaaactggaggaagtgtgaaagggagagcagagtctactgatgacagaggagcagctcagcagcacaaccctgaaccactaggcacaaatgtgacagatgaagaggagtctgttgttagctttgactgctttgcttgccctcagtcacaggatatacaggcatttttttcttatcatcctcatcaaacccctaatatcactgtaccaaaagttttcaatagcaaagatggaacaaactgcaagtaagttgtgatggaaatcttttgttgcagaggatacaaaaataatagttattagaaaaagcagcaagctttatttttttttaattatttttttttttcaatatttttatatattctttcatttcatttcaaacattttaaaggtttgaaaaatgttaacacttataagaacaaaaatatagattctgttattgttgtgttgtgaggaataataatgtaggagatgtg from Sphaeramia orbicularis chromosome 1, fSphaOr1.1, whole genome shotgun sequence includes these protein-coding regions:
- the LOC115417525 gene encoding beta-1,3-galactosyltransferase 2-like, with translation MLFVLCYISDSFSWWESFQLNDRYQKFFNWTTEVYSSPVYQVHPKLSVILNETHATTNPPPTTPPGPQYHVAFPQNYHFSLDQADTCKNKTPFLVLMVPVAPDNVEARNAIRQTWGKAEVVQGEVVLTLFMLGLSGQADVEKQQEKIQHENLQHQDLILSDFLDSYFNLTIKTMVIMDWLATHCNNAAYAMKIDSDMFLNVDNLVITLKKPELPKVNYLTGMLMWNSEVIRLNSSKWYVSEEVYPYPTYPPYPLGAGYVFSNDLPGKLVEISKTITPFNIEDVYIGMCLKRLGLSPSSPPDPSQFNDYHRGYNRCMFSKVITYILNSTEELVNFWTDLKKPGSPC